The Cydia amplana chromosome 9, ilCydAmpl1.1, whole genome shotgun sequence genome includes a region encoding these proteins:
- the LOC134650981 gene encoding GSK3-beta interaction protein-like isoform X1 produces MGCFLWLTRCAKNDTMEDQVLTKETWPQEAEAAINDIRKHVKSANISTQLKNDNQRIYINLTTLENSDYCVEMSAAGFRVVGRTYDDTTLAIIENMNYETPYALLNNISQKYRESFGGELMNKLLDLAKKET; encoded by the coding sequence TACAATGGAAGATCAAGTTCTTACCAAAGAAACATGGCCACAAGAAGCCGAGGCGGCGATCAACGACATACGCAAACACGTGAAATCGGCCAACATATCAACccagctgaaaaacgacaaccAGCGGATTTACATCAACCTCACAACCCTGGAGAACTCCGACTATTGCGTCGAAATGTCCGCCGCCGGGTTCAGAGTCGTGGGCCGGACTTACGACGACACAACCCTAGCGATCATCGAGAACATGAATTATGAAACCCCCTACGCCTTGCTCAATAACATCAGTCAGAAATACAGGGAGTCTTTCGGTGGTGAGTTGATGAACAAACTACTGGATCTCGCCAAAAAGGAGACTTGA
- the LOC134650981 gene encoding GSK3-beta interaction protein-like isoform X2 has translation MEDQVLTKETWPQEAEAAINDIRKHVKSANISTQLKNDNQRIYINLTTLENSDYCVEMSAAGFRVVGRTYDDTTLAIIENMNYETPYALLNNISQKYRESFGGELMNKLLDLAKKET, from the coding sequence ATGGAAGATCAAGTTCTTACCAAAGAAACATGGCCACAAGAAGCCGAGGCGGCGATCAACGACATACGCAAACACGTGAAATCGGCCAACATATCAACccagctgaaaaacgacaaccAGCGGATTTACATCAACCTCACAACCCTGGAGAACTCCGACTATTGCGTCGAAATGTCCGCCGCCGGGTTCAGAGTCGTGGGCCGGACTTACGACGACACAACCCTAGCGATCATCGAGAACATGAATTATGAAACCCCCTACGCCTTGCTCAATAACATCAGTCAGAAATACAGGGAGTCTTTCGGTGGTGAGTTGATGAACAAACTACTGGATCTCGCCAAAAAGGAGACTTGA